Proteins co-encoded in one Dyella japonica A8 genomic window:
- a CDS encoding chemotaxis protein — translation MTAWMDKVEQQTKLAGHNRVAMLLFRMGDDQLFGINVFKVREVMRRPPMERMPDAHPLIAGSCDYRGTTIPVIDLAVALGYASLREVASAHLMVTEFSRSVQGFLVAEPQRLVHCAGESLAAPAPALGFGGRVNAVTRVDGALVAVVDVEHVLASLNATTTELSAPMQRIARVHDLQPRRVMVVDDSLVARNQLVNLFRQMDMECVIATDGREALERLEAIAASPGEERVTLVVSDIEMPRMDGYALTRAIRETPALRSLKVVLHSSISGIFNEAMVREVNADRFVAKFQPDVLAQAVLDLMPEGLAEF, via the coding sequence ATGACGGCGTGGATGGACAAGGTGGAGCAGCAGACCAAGCTGGCGGGGCACAACCGCGTGGCCATGCTGTTGTTCCGGATGGGCGATGACCAGTTGTTCGGCATCAATGTCTTCAAGGTAAGGGAGGTCATGCGCCGCCCACCCATGGAACGCATGCCGGACGCCCACCCGCTGATCGCCGGCAGCTGCGACTACCGCGGCACCACCATCCCCGTCATCGACCTGGCCGTGGCGCTGGGTTACGCCTCGCTGCGCGAGGTGGCCTCCGCCCACCTGATGGTCACCGAGTTCAGCCGCAGCGTGCAGGGCTTCCTCGTGGCCGAACCGCAGCGCCTGGTGCATTGTGCCGGCGAATCGCTGGCCGCCCCGGCCCCGGCACTGGGCTTTGGTGGCCGCGTGAACGCGGTAACGCGTGTGGACGGTGCGCTGGTGGCGGTGGTGGACGTGGAACACGTGCTGGCCTCACTCAACGCGACCACCACGGAACTGTCGGCGCCGATGCAGCGCATCGCCCGCGTCCATGACCTGCAGCCCCGGCGCGTGATGGTGGTGGACGACTCCCTGGTCGCCCGCAACCAGCTGGTGAACCTGTTCCGCCAGATGGATATGGAGTGCGTGATCGCGACGGACGGTCGCGAAGCGCTGGAGCGTCTGGAGGCGATCGCGGCGTCGCCGGGCGAGGAACGGGTGACGCTGGTGGTGTCTGACATCGAGATGCCGCGCATGGATGGTTATGCGCTGACGCGGGCGATCCGCGAGACGCCGGCGCTGCGCTCGCTGAAAGTGGTGCTGCATAGCTCGATCAGCGGCATTTTCAATGAGGCGATGGTGCGGGAGGTGAATGCGGATCGCTTCGTGGCGAAGTTCCAGCCGGATGTGTTGGCGCAGGCGGTGCTGGATTTGATGCCGGAGGGGTTGGCGGAGTTTTGA
- a CDS encoding methyl-accepting chemotaxis protein, whose product MSLIWSQHLADLARAAAAGDQAQVAQLSARHPRAAQALAPLLAAVFTTRPPAAVAMQTMEQLGLVLGASQQLVREQASMHQSAQESRDDVGRLTDGSAGISTSLQQIATGLDYARQTGESSERSVSELDGQLRLLRTALSAMNRNQSKLAEQVAQIRKLTGVVQEIAHQTNLVALNAAIEAARAGEAGRGFAVVADEVKQLAEKTSQATDEIEAVTGSIGEFSQQLDGDVQQGLSRLDRAQGGLGQTEASLRDSGEALRQIGERVGTMHKNQDAQHARAVAAQAALGVWHRRSAEATRQSEALSRGALLGHRLALDWLETESGQDPASLSLTVREAAQGLRQAMELALQEPAALDRRWFDTQALARTLDRLTANRDANPAASALTASGTRLREQGSNFATLLCDGQLDQAGQLLQQLESERETLLSQLNALLADL is encoded by the coding sequence ATGAGTCTGATCTGGAGCCAGCATCTCGCCGACCTCGCCCGCGCTGCCGCGGCGGGTGACCAGGCGCAGGTCGCCCAACTGTCGGCACGCCATCCGCGCGCAGCGCAGGCGCTGGCGCCGTTGCTGGCGGCCGTGTTCACCACGCGCCCGCCGGCGGCCGTTGCCATGCAGACGATGGAGCAGCTGGGCCTGGTGCTCGGCGCCTCGCAGCAACTGGTGCGGGAGCAGGCCTCCATGCACCAGTCGGCGCAGGAAAGCCGCGACGACGTCGGCCGCTTGACGGACGGCAGTGCCGGAATCTCGACATCGCTGCAGCAGATCGCCACCGGCCTGGACTACGCGCGTCAGACTGGCGAAAGCAGCGAGCGCAGCGTGAGCGAGCTGGACGGCCAGCTACGCCTGTTGCGCACCGCCCTGTCCGCCATGAACCGCAACCAGAGCAAGCTGGCCGAACAGGTGGCACAGATCCGCAAGCTCACCGGCGTGGTGCAGGAGATCGCCCACCAGACCAACCTGGTTGCGCTCAACGCTGCCATCGAAGCGGCTCGTGCCGGCGAGGCCGGTCGCGGCTTTGCCGTAGTGGCGGACGAGGTGAAGCAACTGGCCGAGAAGACCAGCCAGGCCACCGACGAGATCGAAGCGGTCACCGGTTCCATCGGCGAGTTCTCGCAGCAGCTCGATGGTGACGTGCAGCAGGGCCTGTCCCGCCTCGACCGCGCGCAGGGCGGCCTCGGCCAGACCGAAGCCTCGCTGCGCGACAGCGGTGAAGCGCTGCGCCAGATCGGCGAGCGCGTCGGCACCATGCACAAGAATCAGGATGCCCAGCACGCCCGCGCCGTGGCGGCGCAGGCCGCGCTGGGCGTGTGGCATCGCCGCTCCGCCGAAGCCACGCGTCAGTCCGAGGCACTGAGCCGCGGCGCCCTGCTCGGCCATCGCCTTGCGCTGGACTGGCTGGAAACCGAGAGCGGCCAGGACCCGGCCAGCCTGAGCCTGACCGTGCGCGAAGCCGCGCAAGGCCTGCGCCAGGCGATGGAACTGGCCCTGCAGGAACCGGCCGCGCTCGATCGTCGCTGGTTCGACACGCAGGCGCTGGCCCGCACGCTGGATCGACTGACCGCCAACCGCGACGCCAACCCGGCCGCCAGCGCGCTGACCGCCTCCGGCACGCGCCTGCGCGAACAGGGCAGCAACTTCGCCACCCTGCTGTGCGACGGCCAGCTCGACCAGGCCGGCCAGTTGCTGCAGCAGTTGGAAAGCGAGCGCGAAACCCTGCTCAGCCAGCTCAACGCGCTGCTGGCCGACCTGTGA
- the flgA gene encoding flagellar basal body P-ring formation chaperone FlgA, translating to MIRRVLASLLLATLVLPAHAVEPAQAARAAAEQWLRGQYATPGNRVVAQAAELDTRTLQLAPCLAPLNAGLQTGARIMPRMTVLVRCPGPDGWTLHVPVQLQVFREVLVLVRPLQRGDGVRPDDVRREERDIAKLGYGYVSDMADLEGRTLSRALGMGSVVTPAALGGRSAVKAGDQVQLVSRLNGIEVRASGVALGSGDSGSRLRVRNGSSGKVIDAMVMAPGEVLALP from the coding sequence GTGATCCGGCGCGTACTGGCCTCCCTGCTGCTCGCCACCCTGGTGCTACCCGCCCACGCCGTGGAACCGGCCCAGGCGGCGCGCGCGGCCGCCGAACAGTGGCTGCGCGGCCAGTACGCAACCCCGGGCAACCGGGTGGTGGCACAGGCGGCGGAACTGGATACACGTACCCTGCAGCTCGCCCCCTGTCTCGCACCGCTCAATGCCGGCCTGCAGACCGGCGCCCGCATCATGCCGCGCATGACCGTGCTGGTGCGCTGCCCCGGCCCGGACGGCTGGACCCTGCATGTACCCGTACAGCTTCAGGTTTTTCGCGAAGTGCTGGTATTAGTACGCCCCCTGCAGCGTGGCGATGGCGTACGTCCGGACGACGTGCGCCGCGAGGAACGCGACATTGCCAAGCTGGGCTATGGCTACGTCAGCGACATGGCGGACCTGGAAGGCCGTACCCTGTCGCGCGCCCTGGGCATGGGCAGCGTGGTCACCCCGGCCGCCCTGGGCGGGCGCAGCGCCGTGAAAGCCGGCGATCAGGTACAGCTGGTATCCCGCCTCAACGGCATCGAGGTGCGCGCGAGCGGTGTCGCCCTGGGCAGCGGGGACAGCGGTTCGCGCCTGAGGGTGCGCAACGGCAGTTCCGGCAAGGTGATCGACGCCATGGTGATGGCGCCAGGCGAGGTGCTGGCGCTTCCGTGA
- the flgM gene encoding flagellar biosynthesis anti-sigma factor FlgM — protein sequence MNTTISNNGLPKLPQPPTGQGSSATQGPSSTTSSDAAAGSTGANDRVQLTDSARALQEAARTNSGATMDTKKVEQIRQALANGTYKVDAGRIADRMMALENQMNGKS from the coding sequence ATGAACACCACCATATCCAACAACGGCTTGCCCAAGCTTCCCCAGCCCCCCACGGGCCAGGGCAGCAGCGCCACGCAGGGCCCCTCCAGCACGACGTCGAGCGACGCCGCCGCCGGCAGCACGGGTGCAAATGACCGCGTGCAGCTGACCGACTCCGCCCGCGCACTGCAGGAAGCAGCCCGCACCAACAGCGGTGCCACCATGGACACGAAGAAAGTCGAGCAGATCCGCCAGGCGCTGGCCAACGGCACGTACAAGGTCGACGCCGGCCGCATCGCCGATCGCATGATGGCGCTCGAAAACCAGATGAACGGCAAGTCATGA
- a CDS encoding flagella synthesis protein FlgN: MKPSLQAELDHALTAAVEEMRLAVGDLMDTLNTERNALESADVNALNQAGSSKHELMLRLEQLDSERVQLSQGAPEASRELAPKWQEILQSLRACEQLNQRNGTLVGIRLQQVRKALAVLTGNEAEASVYGRAGDLRMSLRSQTLAEA, encoded by the coding sequence ATGAAACCTTCCCTGCAAGCCGAACTGGACCATGCCCTGACGGCCGCGGTCGAGGAGATGCGGCTGGCAGTGGGTGACTTGATGGACACGCTCAACACCGAGCGCAACGCCCTGGAATCGGCTGACGTCAACGCGCTTAATCAGGCGGGTTCCAGCAAGCACGAACTGATGCTGCGACTGGAACAGCTCGACAGCGAACGCGTACAGCTCAGCCAGGGAGCACCGGAGGCCAGTCGCGAGCTGGCCCCGAAGTGGCAGGAAATTCTGCAATCGCTGCGCGCCTGCGAGCAGCTCAACCAGCGCAACGGCACCCTCGTGGGTATCCGTCTGCAGCAGGTGCGCAAGGCGCTGGCGGTGCTGACCGGCAACGAAGCCGAAGCAAGCGTGTACGGCCGCGCGGGAGATCTGCGCATGAGCCTGCGCTCGCAGACGCTGGCCGAGGCATAA
- a CDS encoding EAL and HDOD domain-containing protein, whose amino-acid sequence MSEAAAISPAQDASAASEQALPVIRLPMLDSKRELFAYEIVFQDHAEDEAALMRRALATITDGALARLVRGNRTFLRLTHDLLMEETDVLQHQPRFGVLLKPEAAADPALVERLSRMAQRGCPLMLDAGDTTLEFNPAVEPLLKIVQFVRLDASKLDPATLRSRSEYLHARGTHVVAGHVDDHDTYHRCESLPLQAIQGQFLLKPEPVAVPVLAASRLSLLRLMKALQEGNPGPVELGQIVRDDAILSYKLLGCVNSAYFALPRQLKSVQQAAIFFGAARLRNWIYTMALSGTGDRPPELLRAALIRAHMAEKLAQGMPGEQREMAFTAGLFSLLDAMMEAPMDFVLWHLPLAREISSALLENKGPFAPLLDQIRAWEAGNLRGGEVQPQVIRRMAAIYLEATQWADHVYAFADQRPN is encoded by the coding sequence ATGAGCGAAGCCGCGGCCATCTCCCCCGCCCAAGACGCCTCCGCCGCCAGCGAACAAGCGCTGCCGGTCATCCGTCTGCCCATGCTGGACAGCAAGCGCGAACTCTTCGCGTACGAGATCGTGTTCCAGGACCATGCGGAGGACGAAGCCGCGCTGATGCGCCGCGCGCTCGCCACCATCACCGACGGCGCCCTCGCCCGCCTCGTGCGCGGTAACCGCACCTTCCTCCGGCTCACGCACGACCTCCTGATGGAGGAGACCGACGTGCTGCAGCACCAGCCGCGTTTCGGCGTGCTGCTGAAGCCCGAGGCTGCGGCCGATCCCGCCCTGGTGGAACGCCTATCCCGCATGGCGCAGCGCGGCTGCCCGTTGATGCTCGATGCCGGTGACACCACACTCGAATTCAATCCCGCCGTCGAGCCGCTGCTGAAGATCGTGCAGTTCGTGCGACTAGACGCCAGCAAGCTCGACCCCGCGACCCTGCGTTCGCGCAGCGAATACCTGCATGCCCGCGGCACCCACGTGGTCGCCGGCCACGTGGACGACCACGACACCTACCATCGCTGCGAATCGCTGCCGCTGCAGGCGATCCAGGGCCAGTTCCTGCTCAAGCCCGAACCGGTCGCCGTGCCCGTGCTGGCCGCCAGCCGCCTGAGTCTGCTGCGCCTGATGAAGGCCCTGCAGGAAGGCAATCCCGGCCCGGTGGAGCTGGGCCAGATCGTGCGCGACGACGCCATCCTCAGCTACAAGCTGCTGGGCTGCGTGAACTCCGCCTATTTCGCGCTGCCGCGCCAGCTCAAGTCGGTGCAGCAGGCGGCCATCTTCTTCGGTGCCGCGCGCCTGCGTAACTGGATCTACACCATGGCGCTGAGCGGCACCGGCGATCGCCCGCCGGAATTGCTGCGCGCCGCGCTGATCCGCGCGCATATGGCCGAAAAACTTGCGCAGGGTATGCCCGGTGAGCAACGCGAAATGGCGTTCACTGCCGGTCTGTTCTCATTGCTTGATGCGATGATGGAAGCACCGATGGATTTCGTGCTGTGGCATTTGCCGCTGGCACGTGAGATCAGCAGTGCGTTGCTGGAGAACAAGGGTCCGTTCGCGCCGCTGCTGGATCAGATCCGCGCTTGGGAGGCGGGCAACTTGCGCGGTGGCGAAGTGCAACCACAGGTGATTCGTCGCATGGCGGCGATTTATCTTGAGGCGACGCAGTGGGCGGATCACGTTTACGCGTTTGCGGATCAGCGGCCGAATTGA
- a CDS encoding cobalamin-binding protein: MTDIRNNADHYPQRIVCLTEEPTEVLYALGEEHRIVGISGFTVRPPRARKEKPKVSAFTSAKIDEILKLQPDFVIGFSDIQADIARELIKAGVEVWISNHRSVDGILAYIRRLGAMVGAAEKAEAYAQKAEQQIARIEAAAAQFKRRPKVYFEEWDEPLITGIQWVAELIRIAGGEDVFPRMSGESLAKHRILADAGEVVDAAPDIILGSWCGKRFRPERVAAREGWDAIPAVRDGELYEIKSPIILQPGPAALFDGLEAMHGIFAAWDRGQRG, from the coding sequence GTGACTGATATTCGCAACAACGCCGACCACTACCCGCAGCGCATCGTCTGCCTTACCGAAGAACCCACCGAAGTGCTGTATGCACTCGGCGAGGAGCACCGCATCGTCGGCATCTCCGGCTTCACCGTGCGCCCGCCGCGGGCACGCAAGGAAAAGCCGAAGGTGTCGGCGTTCACCAGCGCGAAGATCGACGAGATCCTCAAGCTGCAGCCGGATTTCGTGATCGGCTTTTCCGACATCCAGGCGGATATCGCGCGCGAGTTGATCAAGGCGGGCGTGGAAGTGTGGATCAGCAATCACCGCAGCGTGGATGGCATCCTCGCTTACATCCGACGACTGGGCGCGATGGTGGGTGCGGCGGAGAAGGCGGAAGCCTATGCACAGAAAGCCGAGCAACAGATCGCGCGCATCGAAGCGGCGGCTGCGCAGTTCAAGCGGCGGCCCAAGGTGTATTTCGAGGAGTGGGACGAACCCCTGATCACGGGCATCCAGTGGGTGGCGGAGCTGATCCGCATCGCTGGCGGTGAAGACGTGTTTCCACGGATGTCAGGGGAGTCACTCGCCAAGCACCGCATTCTTGCCGACGCGGGCGAGGTGGTGGATGCCGCGCCGGACATCATTCTTGGCTCATGGTGCGGAAAGCGGTTTCGGCCGGAGCGGGTGGCGGCGCGCGAGGGGTGGGATGCGATTCCTGCCGTGCGGGACGGGGAGCTTTACGAGATCAAGTCGCCGATCATTTTGCAGCCGGGGCCGGCGGCGTTGTTTGATGGGTTGGAGGCGATGCATGGGATTTTTGCTGCCTGGGATAGGGGGCAGCGGGGCTGA
- a CDS encoding secondary thiamine-phosphate synthase enzyme YjbQ: protein MRATPADHVAQNGFVVHTRGRGFTEITDKVGEVVAASGVHTGMVNIFSLHTSCSLLISENADPTVRDDLERWFARAVPDGDTIFRHDEEGPDDMPAHVRAILTGVSLVVPVHSGKVQLGTWQGIYLWEHRLDPHQRKITVTVLGH, encoded by the coding sequence ATGCGAGCCACGCCCGCCGATCACGTCGCCCAGAATGGCTTTGTCGTGCACACGCGCGGCCGCGGTTTCACCGAGATCACCGACAAGGTGGGTGAGGTCGTGGCCGCCAGCGGCGTGCACACCGGCATGGTCAACATCTTCAGCCTGCACACCAGTTGCTCGTTGCTGATCAGCGAGAACGCCGACCCGACCGTGCGCGACGACCTGGAGCGCTGGTTCGCGCGCGCCGTGCCCGATGGCGACACTATTTTCCGCCACGACGAAGAAGGCCCGGACGACATGCCGGCCCACGTGCGCGCCATCCTCACCGGCGTGAGCCTGGTGGTGCCGGTGCATTCGGGCAAGGTGCAGCTGGGCACGTGGCAGGGCATCTATCTATGGGAACACCGGCTCGATCCGCACCAGCGCAAGATCACGGTGACCGTGTTGGGACATTGA
- the pdxH gene encoding pyridoxamine 5'-phosphate oxidase — protein sequence MLKREILDTFVQLLDEAGQAGEPEPTAMSLATVDAAGRVSSRIVLLKGADERGFRFYTNYESDKGSQVEAHPQVALCFHWKQLRDAVQVRVEGLARKLLPEESDAYFASRPRASQLGAWASLQSQTLPDRETFEQRYARYEHEFEGRDVPRPPHWGGYVVEPDMVEFWYGAEYRLHERVRWSRHGQTWTSRLLYP from the coding sequence ATGCTGAAACGAGAAATACTTGACACATTTGTGCAACTGCTTGACGAGGCCGGCCAGGCGGGAGAGCCCGAGCCGACCGCGATGAGCCTGGCCACCGTCGATGCCGCCGGCCGCGTGAGCTCACGCATCGTGCTGCTCAAGGGCGCCGACGAGCGCGGCTTCCGTTTCTATACAAACTACGAAAGCGACAAGGGCAGCCAGGTCGAGGCACACCCGCAAGTGGCGCTGTGCTTCCACTGGAAGCAGTTGCGCGACGCGGTGCAGGTGCGCGTGGAAGGTCTGGCGCGCAAGTTGCTGCCCGAAGAGTCCGATGCGTACTTCGCCTCGCGTCCGCGCGCCAGCCAGCTGGGGGCCTGGGCGTCGCTGCAATCGCAGACCTTGCCCGACCGCGAGACGTTCGAGCAGCGCTACGCCCGCTACGAACACGAATTCGAAGGCCGCGACGTACCTCGCCCGCCGCACTGGGGCGGCTACGTGGTGGAACCTGACATGGTGGAGTTCTGGTACGGCGCCGAATACCGGTTGCACGAACGCGTGCGCTGGAGCCGTCATGGCCAGACCTGGACGAGCCGCCTGCTTTACCCCTGA